The Haloplanus sp. CK5-1 genome contains a region encoding:
- a CDS encoding potassium channel family protein → MDTWQRRTLIYVVVLGGVMLAYAAVYDTGMSVFEGSPISFLHAIQVVVETFTTTGFGSDAPWKSPEMNVLVIAMDLTGVVLIFLALPVLVFPLFEEAISTTVPTSAPEDLRDHVVICRLTPRGETLVSELDSWNVDHLVVEPDRDRAKDQFKEGYDVIHADPQSGDGLAAARLSTARCLVADDTDPINTSVVLTAKEVAEDIRTASVVDDPDNERYHRLAGADEVLSPRALLGEGLASKVTTDVSTDLGETIEVGEDFEVAELPIQRGSSLVGNSIAGSDIRERTGVNIIGAWFRGEFESPPSPDATLDTGTVLLVTGRETQLDRLRDLATAEMRRFRRGQTVVLGQGEVGATVASALSTAGVPHTVLDLEDGPGVDVVGDATDPDALSRAGVGDARTVILALPDDTLSEFAILVVRDLNPEVELIARAEEMENVQKMYRAGADYVLSLASISGRMLASTILESEEVISLDKQVEVVRTHAPGLVGRTLGEADVRARTGCTVVAVERDGEVVTDLGPDFRIEEGDELVIAGTDGGTNRFTETMT, encoded by the coding sequence GTGGACACCTGGCAGCGCCGGACGCTGATCTACGTCGTCGTCCTCGGCGGCGTGATGCTCGCCTACGCCGCCGTGTACGACACCGGGATGAGCGTCTTCGAGGGGTCGCCGATCAGCTTCCTGCACGCGATCCAAGTCGTCGTCGAGACGTTCACGACGACGGGCTTTGGCTCCGACGCCCCGTGGAAGAGCCCCGAGATGAACGTGCTGGTCATCGCGATGGACCTGACCGGCGTGGTGCTCATCTTCCTCGCCCTACCGGTGCTCGTCTTCCCGCTGTTCGAGGAGGCCATCTCGACGACGGTGCCGACGAGCGCGCCGGAGGACCTGCGGGATCACGTCGTCATCTGTCGGCTCACGCCCCGGGGCGAGACGCTCGTCTCCGAACTCGACTCCTGGAACGTGGACCACCTAGTCGTCGAACCCGACCGCGACCGGGCGAAAGATCAGTTCAAGGAGGGGTACGACGTGATCCACGCCGACCCCCAGTCGGGCGACGGACTGGCGGCCGCCCGCCTCTCGACGGCGCGGTGTCTGGTCGCCGACGACACCGATCCGATCAACACCAGCGTCGTCCTCACGGCGAAGGAGGTGGCCGAGGACATACGGACGGCGAGCGTCGTCGACGACCCCGACAACGAACGCTACCACCGACTCGCGGGGGCCGACGAGGTGCTCTCGCCGCGAGCACTGTTGGGCGAGGGACTGGCCTCGAAGGTTACGACGGACGTCTCGACGGACCTCGGTGAGACCATCGAGGTCGGCGAGGACTTCGAGGTGGCGGAACTCCCGATCCAGCGGGGGAGCTCCCTCGTCGGCAACAGCATCGCGGGGAGCGACATCCGGGAGCGGACTGGCGTGAACATCATCGGCGCGTGGTTCCGCGGCGAGTTCGAGAGCCCGCCGTCGCCCGACGCCACGCTCGACACGGGAACGGTGCTGTTGGTCACCGGGCGGGAGACGCAACTCGACCGACTGCGGGACCTGGCGACGGCCGAGATGCGCCGATTCCGCCGGGGACAGACCGTCGTCTTGGGACAGGGAGAAGTGGGCGCCACCGTCGCCAGTGCGCTCTCGACGGCGGGCGTCCCGCACACCGTCCTCGATTTGGAGGACGGCCCGGGTGTCGACGTCGTCGGCGACGCGACCGACCCCGACGCACTCTCACGTGCCGGCGTCGGGGACGCCCGGACGGTCATCCTCGCGCTCCCGGACGACACGCTCTCGGAGTTCGCTATCCTCGTGGTCCGGGATCTAAACCCGGAGGTCGAACTGATCGCCCGCGCCGAGGAGATGGAGAACGTCCAGAAGATGTACCGCGCCGGCGCCGACTACGTCCTTTCGCTCGCGTCGATCAGCGGCCGGATGCTGGCGTCGACCATCCTCGAATCCGAGGAAGTGATCTCGCTCGACAAGCAAGTCGAGGTGGTGCGGACCCACGCGCCGGGACTCGTCGGCCGGACCCTCGGGGAAGCCGACGTGCGCGCCCGAACCGGCTGTACGGTCGTCGCGGTCGAACGCGACGGTGAGGTGGTCACCGACCTCGGCCCCGACTTCCGGATCGAGGAGGGCGACGAACTCGTCATCGCCGGAACCGACGGAGGGACGAACCGATTCACCGAGACGATGACTTAG
- a CDS encoding MFS transporter, which yields MSPQSPVESHKYRRSVEAGVSDRWLYAWGLASMGLGGASLIVPLYVVELGGGPVTLGILAAVAAVAGASGALGVGWLSDRTGRRRRYVLLAIGVVAVSMVVVSAVESIPIVIAANAAVWLAFAAALPVLTLLAVVDVPEPEWSDRIAALNRYQGIGWALGLLVGFLVIVAGERLIGLDPRTTQRVVSLVCATGAGIGGGVAARSLPADPPTGSAPAPQRLRRAIRGATRFGIRGSSFPFTPRRVDVRGLHPRRLTRRFTPELAVFFLAVVLAFTGFGAFFAPLPAYLAGVGMGSDGVFGLYLALNVAAAVFFGATATLSARYGATTLHAIGLAVRGIAFPAVVAVGGVLAPTVIVFGVIGLAWAVVAVTSGMLVTRLSPAIVRGEALGVYSALSSVASGIGGILGGWIAATGYRAAFVTAGGFVLVGTAVVLVLRWRIAHPSDEPNRVAETTGGGG from the coding sequence GTGTCCCCACAGTCGCCGGTCGAATCGCACAAGTACCGGCGGTCGGTAGAGGCGGGCGTGTCCGACCGGTGGCTCTACGCGTGGGGGCTCGCATCGATGGGGCTCGGCGGAGCCTCGCTGATCGTCCCCCTGTACGTCGTCGAACTCGGTGGTGGTCCCGTGACGCTCGGCATCCTCGCAGCCGTCGCCGCCGTCGCCGGCGCATCGGGTGCACTCGGCGTCGGCTGGCTGTCCGACCGAACCGGCCGGCGGCGGCGGTACGTCCTTCTAGCCATCGGGGTCGTGGCCGTCTCGATGGTCGTCGTCTCGGCGGTCGAGTCGATCCCGATCGTGATCGCCGCGAACGCGGCGGTCTGGCTCGCTTTCGCGGCGGCGCTGCCCGTCCTGACTCTCCTCGCGGTGGTCGACGTGCCCGAACCCGAGTGGAGCGACCGAATCGCCGCCCTCAACCGGTACCAGGGTATCGGCTGGGCGCTCGGCCTCCTCGTTGGCTTCTTGGTGATCGTCGCCGGGGAGCGACTGATCGGCCTCGATCCGCGGACCACCCAGCGGGTCGTCTCTCTGGTCTGTGCGACGGGCGCAGGGATCGGCGGCGGCGTCGCCGCGCGATCGCTGCCGGCCGATCCCCCCACCGGATCCGCCCCGGCACCGCAGCGGCTCAGGCGAGCGATCCGCGGCGCGACCCGGTTCGGAATCCGTGGCTCGAGTTTCCCCTTTACCCCCCGCCGGGTCGACGTCCGAGGGCTGCACCCGCGCCGCCTCACCCGCCGATTCACACCCGAACTCGCCGTCTTCTTTCTCGCCGTCGTCCTCGCGTTCACCGGGTTCGGAGCCTTCTTCGCCCCGCTCCCTGCCTACCTCGCGGGCGTGGGGATGGGCTCGGACGGCGTGTTCGGACTCTACCTCGCACTCAACGTCGCGGCGGCCGTCTTCTTCGGCGCGACGGCGACCCTGAGCGCGCGCTACGGGGCGACGACGCTCCACGCCATCGGCCTTGCAGTCAGGGGTATCGCGTTCCCGGCCGTCGTCGCAGTCGGCGGAGTACTCGCCCCGACGGTCATCGTGTTCGGCGTGATCGGCCTCGCGTGGGCAGTGGTTGCCGTCACGTCGGGGATGCTCGTCACTCGCCTCTCGCCGGCCATCGTCCGTGGCGAGGCGCTGGGGGTGTACAGCGCGCTCTCGTCGGTGGCGAGTGGGATCGGCGGGATCCTCGGCGGCTGGATCGCGGCGACGGGCTACCGCGCCGCCTTCGTCACCGCCGGCGGGTTCGTCCTCGTCGGCACGGCGGTCGTCCTCGTGCTCCGGTGGCGGATCGCGCACCCCTCCGACGAACCGAACCGGGTAGCGGAGACGACGGGCGGGGGTGGGTGA
- a CDS encoding sodium:calcium antiporter yields the protein MLGPAVWLGLAVVSTAVIWAGSTRLERSAGRLSRRYGLPAAVHGAVVVAVGSSFPELSSVVVSTLLHGEFSLGVGAIVGSAIFNLLVIPAVAALASEELEATRDVVHKDAQFYIISVLVLFITFALGATYVPGGTTEAAILTPALVLLPLLTYGVYVFLQYQDTRDYASPSPTGIDARREWATLALALGLISVGVEGIVRAALGFGAYFDTPAFLWGVTIIAAATSLPDAFVSVRAARDDEDVTSLTNVLGSNTFNLLVAIPVGVLLAGSATVDFLVAVPMMGFLAVATLVFIVFTRTRLELSIVEAYALLGLYALFLGWMVLETVGVVDLVRGL from the coding sequence GTGCTCGGACCTGCCGTGTGGCTCGGACTCGCAGTCGTCTCGACGGCGGTCATCTGGGCCGGGAGCACCCGCCTCGAACGCTCAGCCGGCCGACTCAGCAGACGGTACGGCCTTCCGGCGGCCGTCCACGGGGCCGTCGTCGTCGCCGTCGGGTCGAGTTTTCCGGAGCTCAGTTCGGTAGTCGTCAGCACGCTCCTCCACGGCGAGTTCTCGCTCGGTGTCGGCGCAATCGTCGGGAGCGCCATCTTCAACCTCCTCGTGATCCCCGCCGTCGCTGCCCTCGCGAGCGAGGAACTCGAGGCGACCCGCGACGTGGTCCACAAGGACGCTCAGTTCTACATCATCAGTGTCCTCGTCCTCTTCATCACCTTCGCGCTCGGCGCGACGTACGTCCCCGGTGGCACCACCGAAGCGGCGATTCTCACCCCGGCGCTCGTTCTCCTCCCCCTCCTCACCTACGGAGTCTACGTCTTCCTGCAGTATCAGGACACTCGTGACTACGCCTCCCCGTCGCCGACCGGCATCGACGCCCGCCGGGAGTGGGCGACCCTCGCCCTCGCACTCGGACTCATCTCCGTCGGCGTCGAGGGAATCGTCAGGGCCGCGCTGGGCTTTGGCGCGTACTTCGACACCCCCGCCTTCCTCTGGGGTGTGACCATCATCGCCGCCGCCACCAGCCTCCCGGACGCGTTCGTCAGCGTCCGCGCCGCCCGCGACGACGAGGACGTGACCAGCCTCACGAACGTCCTCGGGAGCAACACGTTCAACCTCCTCGTCGCCATCCCGGTCGGCGTCCTCCTCGCGGGGTCGGCTACCGTCGACTTCCTCGTCGCCGTCCCGATGATGGGCTTTCTCGCCGTCGCGACGCTCGTGTTCATCGTCTTCACCCGCACCCGACTCGAACTCTCGATCGTCGAGGCGTACGCCCTCCTCGGGCTGTACGCCCTCTTTCTGGGGTGGATGGTCCTCGAAACCGTCGGTGTCGTCGACCTCGTTCGCGGCCTCTGA
- a CDS encoding formate/nitrite transporter family protein, which yields MSEDDPPDPEETVREAVERSRSGAPAVGEVVRDRFSTDEVFQRIVAAADEEITAGPRELFFSGLAAGFAITITFLLYASLTASTDGHPILGALLYPLGFIYIIIGGYQLYTENTLPPVALTLERLVSVPALLRNWIVVLLGNFAGGTVGAAALAWGGIFSPETAATAVDLGRKGVETAPGTLFAKAAFAGLIVAGVVWVEYAARDTISRIVVVYLAFLSVPLGNLFHIVVSYTEMVYLVFVDDLSVVVGLTEFAIPVLLGNTVGGVVLVTVVNYFQTTEHRLESARFEGAKRQLSSREWLFGSLAGRSYVPLVNTGDRTADENGTYRIVVPISNPRTETRLVELACLVAGEREEAVVHPVHVVQVPDQRTGGYGSGQHRRIIDESDSKLDNIRSIVRDYDIEVETSTIVSHRSFEEIFDVAERENADLLMIGWDDDRSWTAGRGGRSLTDLGGAPPCDFLALQDRDLDPSRLLLPTVDSPDCALGAEIARALGVTAGAESTLLHVVDDPNERTAGEEFLQRWATDYGLDDAELVVDDSGDVESAIAREATDHSLVVIGAVERGLFTRVVADSLRLDVIDDLDCSVLLTERPGHRSIRERLFGRRQTHLGESD from the coding sequence ATGAGTGAGGACGACCCACCGGACCCGGAGGAGACGGTGCGCGAGGCGGTCGAACGCTCGCGAAGCGGCGCACCGGCGGTCGGCGAGGTCGTCCGCGACCGGTTCTCGACGGACGAGGTGTTCCAGCGGATCGTCGCCGCGGCCGACGAGGAGATCACCGCAGGACCCCGGGAACTGTTCTTTTCGGGGCTGGCGGCCGGTTTCGCGATCACCATCACGTTCCTGTTGTACGCGTCGCTGACGGCGTCGACCGACGGCCACCCGATCCTGGGAGCGCTGCTCTACCCACTCGGGTTCATCTACATCATCATCGGCGGCTACCAGTTGTACACGGAGAACACGCTCCCACCGGTGGCGCTGACGCTCGAACGCCTCGTGAGCGTTCCGGCGCTGTTGCGCAACTGGATCGTCGTCCTCCTCGGGAACTTCGCGGGCGGGACGGTCGGGGCCGCCGCGCTGGCGTGGGGTGGTATCTTCTCGCCCGAGACGGCGGCGACGGCGGTCGACCTCGGCCGAAAAGGGGTCGAAACTGCGCCCGGGACGCTGTTCGCCAAGGCCGCGTTCGCCGGCCTGATCGTCGCCGGCGTCGTCTGGGTCGAGTACGCCGCCCGAGACACCATCTCCCGGATCGTCGTGGTGTATCTCGCCTTCCTCTCGGTGCCGCTCGGCAACCTGTTTCACATCGTCGTCTCGTACACCGAGATGGTGTATCTCGTGTTCGTCGACGACCTCTCGGTGGTCGTCGGCCTGACCGAGTTCGCCATCCCCGTGTTGCTCGGCAACACCGTCGGGGGCGTCGTGTTGGTGACGGTCGTCAACTACTTCCAGACGACCGAGCACCGCCTCGAATCCGCCCGGTTCGAGGGTGCGAAACGGCAGCTCTCCTCCCGAGAGTGGCTGTTCGGGAGTCTCGCCGGGCGATCGTACGTCCCGCTGGTCAACACGGGCGACCGGACGGCCGACGAGAACGGTACGTACCGGATCGTCGTCCCCATCTCGAACCCCCGAACCGAGACGCGGCTGGTCGAACTCGCCTGTCTCGTCGCGGGCGAACGCGAAGAGGCGGTCGTCCACCCCGTCCACGTCGTGCAGGTTCCGGACCAGCGGACGGGAGGGTACGGCTCCGGACAGCACAGGCGGATCATCGACGAGTCCGACAGCAAACTCGACAACATCCGGTCGATCGTCCGCGACTACGACATCGAGGTCGAAACGTCGACCATCGTCTCGCACCGCTCGTTCGAGGAGATATTCGACGTGGCCGAACGCGAGAACGCCGACCTCCTGATGATCGGTTGGGACGACGACCGGTCGTGGACCGCCGGTCGTGGCGGCCGGTCGCTGACCGATCTGGGCGGCGCGCCGCCGTGTGACTTCCTGGCGCTCCAGGACCGGGACCTCGACCCGTCCCGACTGCTCCTCCCCACGGTCGACTCACCGGACTGCGCGCTCGGGGCCGAAATCGCACGCGCACTCGGCGTGACCGCCGGGGCGGAGAGTACGCTCCTCCACGTCGTCGACGACCCGAACGAGCGAACGGCCGGCGAGGAGTTCCTCCAGCGGTGGGCGACCGACTACGGCCTCGACGACGCCGAACTGGTCGTCGACGACTCGGGGGACGTCGAGTCGGCCATCGCCAGGGAGGCGACCGACCACTCGCTGGTGGTCATCGGCGCGGTCGAGCGGGGACTGTTCACCCGCGTGGTGGCCGATTCGCTGCGCCTCGACGTGATCGACGACCTCGACTGCTCGGTGTTGCTCACCGAACGCCCGGGACACCGGAGTATCCGCGAACGGCTGTTCGGGCGGCGACAGACACACCTCGGCGAGTCGGACTGA